One window of the Eucalyptus grandis isolate ANBG69807.140 chromosome 6, ASM1654582v1, whole genome shotgun sequence genome contains the following:
- the LOC104449784 gene encoding putative clathrin assembly protein At1g33340 yields MAAAAHAKLRLAIGFVKDHASVGKAILNKRSGLSEIEIAIIRATGHDNSPVDDKYMHEILFLVSNLPDSILFLAERISRRLNTTRDHHVALKALLLTHRLLRGGNHGFECQLRSAHFSGHLQMSPGQWFTRSSDPLVCFLHKYAAYLNERMGWIINPGGKLEPVTAPGCDFGCYRERSLELVFHRLPKCQLFIDKVLECSPYDDLPSDRLAQAAMCNTLKESFLVYTAFCEGVAALVNMFFDLTLPARVIACDILKKASQQSLKLQELYGKCKRSIRIRNLEYPSVEVMTLDHVKALEECLSNIPTGVCNSLKSTSISKHLHSGMDKLDEVRVKMEWKEREDARLKTGLSYSSASFVSWTMETKISNVWVVFEDEDAMDSS; encoded by the coding sequence ATGGCAGCCGCTGCGCATGCCAAGCTGAGACTAGCTATTGGTTTTGTCAAAGACCATGCTTCAGTTGGCAAAGCCATACTAAACAAGAGAAGTGGGTTGTCCGAGATTGAAATCGCTATAATTCGTGCAACTGGTCATGATAATAGTCCAGTAGATGACAAGTACATGCACGAGATCCTCTTTCTTGTCTCGAACTTGCCGGATTCAATCTTGTTTCTTGCCGAACGGATTTCTCGACGCCTCAATACGACGAGAGACCACCATGTAGCACTCAAGGCACTCTTGTTGACCCACCGCCTCCTTCGCGGAGGCAACCATGGCTTTGAGTGTCAGCTGCGTAGTGCGCACTTTTCAGGCCATCTCCAGATGAGCCCTGGCCAGTGGTTCACAAGAAGCTCCGATCCCCTGGTTTGCTTTCTTCACAAGTATGCGGCTTATCTTAATGAAAGAATGGGGTGGATCATAAACCCCGGTGGGAAGCTCGAACCTGTTACGGCTCCAGGATGTGATTTCGGGTGTTACAGAGAAAGATCACTGGAATTAGTATTTCACAGATTACCAAAGTGTCAATTATTTATTGACAAGGTCCTGGAATGTTCACCTTATGATGACTTGCCCTCAGATAGGCTGGCTCAAGCAGCTATGTGCAACACTTTGAAAGAGAGTTTTCTAGTTTATACGGCGTTCTGTGAAGGCGTGGCAGCTCTTGTGAACATGTTCTTCGACTTGACCCTACCAGCAAGAGTCATAGCTTGTGACATACTCAAAAAGGCATCTCAGCAGAGTTTAAAGCTTCAAGAACTGTACGGGAAATGCAAACGGTCGATAAGAATCAGGAACTTGGAGTACCCCTCAGTCGAAGTCATGACCCTGGATCACGTTAAGGCATTGGAGGAATGCTTAAGCAATATCCCCACCGGAGTCTGCAATTCTCTTAAGAGCACGTCGATTTCCAAACATCTGCATTCAGGTATGGATAAATTAGACGAGGTAAGGGTGAAGATGGagtggaaagaaagagaggatgCCAGGCTAAAAACGGGTCTTAGTTATTCATCTGCTTCCTTTGTTTCCTGGACGATGGAGACAAAAATAAGCAATGTATGGGTAGTATTTGAGGATGAGGATGCTATGGACTCATCTTGA
- the LOC104449785 gene encoding peptide chain release factor 1 — protein MKIAMAIRSLRKPLLHRTAHLGNPPPLPSFPKLSKFAVSVAARPRPIVASSAALEWRTGERTCRRGGFCSGSSGHSKAPGSCFYSNGGAASSSYSGGSGSSYLELTDEELMRQCEMSTFKSSGPGGQHRNKRESAVRLKHIPTGIIAQAVEDRSQHKNRASALLRLRTLLALKVRNAVDLEAYSPPKELLQILPLKSTVRGSDCGPQIGPNNPKFMLGVQALLDLLSALEGSVSEVAKLLGLSTGALSRLILSDDSLRLAVNELRASKGMKPLK, from the exons atgaagattgcaATGGCGATTCGATCGCTGCGAAAACCTCTGCTTCATCGCACCGCACATCTCGGGAATCCGCCTCCCCTCCCTTCATTCCCAAAACTCTCCAAATTCGCGGTCTCCGTCGCCGCCAGACCTCGCCCGATCGTCGCGTCGAGCGCAGCCCTGGAATGGCGAACCGGCGAGCGAACATGTCGCCGGGGCGGCTTCTGCTCCGGCAGCTCCGGGCATAGCAAGGCGCCGGGCTCTTGCTTCTACAGCAACGGGGGTGCCGCTTCCTCGAGTTACAGTGGCGGCAGTGGCAGCAGTTACTTGGAGTTGACCGACGAAGAGCTGATGAGGCAGTGCGAGATGAGCACGTTCAAGTCGTCGGGCCCCGGCGGCCAGCACCGCAATAAGCGCGAATCGGCGGTCCGCCTCAAGCACATCCCCACTGGTATCATTGCGCAA GCTGTTGAGGACCGATCGCAGCACAAGAATCGAGCGTCAGCTTTACTCCGCCTCCGCACTCTCTTGGCTCTTAAAG TGAGGAATGCTGTTGATCTTGAGGCATACTCACCTCCCAAAGAGCTCCTTCAAATACTTCCCCTGAAGTCGACTGTTAGAGGATCTGATTGTGGACCCCAAATTGGACCGAACAATCCAAAGTTTATGCTG GGAGTGCAAGCCTTGCTGGATCTACTATCTGCCCTTGAAGGTTCTGTTTCCGAAGTAGCAAAATTACTAGG TCTAAGCACAGGAGCATTATCACGATTGATCCTTTCAGATGACTCTCTTAGGCTGGCAGTGAATGAGTTAAGGGCATCTaag GGAATGAAGCCTCTCAAGTGA